From bacterium, a single genomic window includes:
- a CDS encoding transposase, which translates to MARIARIIIPDIPYHLTQRGNYRQTVFRSEDDREQYLLWIREYSKRYGVKIWAYCLMDNHVHFIVVPEGSESIARLFNQAHMRYSQYFNRKIGQRGHLWQGRFYSCPLDGVHLYTAIRYVERNPVRTGLVERAEDYPWSSALSHVKGITDSLLSNDLPLVKEIVDWKGYLSCTEDEIMITQIRRCSST; encoded by the coding sequence ATGGCAAGAATAGCAAGAATTATAATTCCAGATATTCCATATCATCTTACTCAAAGAGGTAATTACCGACAAACAGTTTTTAGAAGTGAAGATGATCGAGAACAGTATTTATTATGGATAAGGGAATATAGTAAAAGATATGGGGTTAAAATATGGGCATATTGTTTGATGGACAATCATGTTCATTTTATAGTTGTGCCGGAAGGCTCAGAATCAATAGCAAGGCTGTTTAATCAAGCACACATGCGTTATTCTCAGTATTTCAATAGGAAGATAGGGCAGAGAGGTCATTTATGGCAGGGTCGTTTTTATTCATGCCCTTTGGATGGGGTTCATTTATATACAGCAATACGATACGTAGAAAGGAACCCTGTGCGGACAGGATTAGTGGAAAGAGCAGAGGATTATCCATGGTCAAGTGCATTAAGTCATGTAAAAGGTATTACAGATTCTTTATTATCGAATGATCTCCCCTTGGTAAAAGAGATAGTAGATTGGAAGGGGTATCTTTCTTGTACTGAGGATGAAATTATGATAACGCAAATCCGAAGATGTTCATCAACA